In Cryptomeria japonica chromosome 1, Sugi_1.0, whole genome shotgun sequence, the sequence GGATGACACAATTTTATAGATTATAGAGGTGTTGCTTGGAGAAGATTTCATGACGACTGAGCACAGATATTAGACGAATGCTGACATCGTCTCAATGGTGGCAGCATGGGGATCAGAGGTGGGAAGGAATGAAGAATTTGAATGGGTGCTAAAAGGGTGTGTAGTTGAAGATTGGTTGTATGGGCTTCTATCTGTGTTGGAAAGGGCTACGATAGGGGTGGGTTTCTTGGTAGCAGAGGAAAGTAAATATTCAAACAATACCCCTTAACAATTCATGCCATTCATTTGATGGGAAATGGGGATAAACAAAGAGGAGTGAAGAGCAGAAGCCTTTATTGGTTTGGATTCTTTGCGGCACTACCTGTGTGAGAAGGAGAAAGAGTGTGTTTGTGGGAAGCAAAGCTTGGGACAAAGGAGGTACCAAGAGGGAGATTTGAGTTGAAGGACTACTAGGTCAATGGACACCTGAAAGCCATCAATAAGAAATAAGGCAAAATTTATCAATAATACAAGTAGGGCGGGGTTAGTTGCAAGGCTTCAACTGTTTGGTGTTTTGCATccgggtttttatttatttttcagatGATATAGTAGATATGATGTATAGGGATGTATGTAGTAGATAGGTCATGGGTATGGATGAAGTTTCTTTGCATTCAGACTTAAAGTTTTTTAATCTTGATACTGTTATTTGAAGGATGGATGATGAAGCtccaattttgaaaaatgttttgattattaataaaaatatattattatgaccaaataataataataataatattttcccCTTATTATATCATGGACACCTTAAACTCCATTTTCCTTATGTCTTATTTCTGAATAGTTAACACATATCTAAAGATAAGCTTTACTTGTGGAATTTTATTTTTTCCATACATCCAAGGTTTATTAAAGCTTTTCTTATTCTATTTGGACTTCATGAAtggattaaataatataatttcatAGATACTGGTATGAAACTCAccaaatgaataaaaatatatcAATAAACCTCCAACATTTGCAAATTTGTCTCATAACGAGACTTCACAAAATTGACAATATTATCTATTGAACTTTTTAGTGAGATCTCTAGTTGAAACATTCAGCTATATGAATATTGTAATCTAACTATGGATCTTATAATGAATCACCCAAAATATAAAATTGGGTTTTCATCCAATCCtccttgtagcattgtaaattgtatctgcatacaatttcatcctcacctagacctcaacTTGGTGCTTTGTCTTTCAGTGCCCGATGACTactttgattctgctcacaccacctTAGAAAATCATATTTTTACCTTATCTCTTGTCTCTGCCTCTAATctaagtcccgattctcaagacaAGGGTGATGGGTGCCCTGGTCGTAGCTCAAGACCAAGGTGCCCAATGCCCTAGTCTTCTCaatcaagacccaaatttggtcctcaaAACCATTGATTGGGTAAAATTGTGGAGTAGAATTGGAAATAAGAATTGCCCTTATGTTCAGCTTTGGTATTGAGTATTTTGGTATTGGTTCCTCCAGTTTATACCTAAGTGAGTGTCAATCTGGGAAGCGTAAACTTATGAAAGATATTGTGGCTGTTTGCCTAAGGGATGAAGATAGTGATTTAAGTGGGGATGAAATGCAATTTAATCTTGAAATCAAACAAATAGGCTAAACCTAAACTAATTCACACTTCTAAAttaaatcaaacttccaaattaAACCACACTTCATACTTCCTAGATTAGAAGATTGGATTGAAAGTTCTACTTCTTGTTGCACTTGTGCCAGGAACTGTCACAAACTGTAAAAATAATAGTCCAATtacaaaaaatttatttaattcaaaatataaaaatcaaacaaaatgaaCATTTAGATTCAATCCAAAGTAATCATAACATTGTAACAGATTATACTAAGAAATGAAGAGTTAAATGTTTGGAAATAATTGTATTCAACAATCTATTCAAATCAAATCaaacaaaattaaaattcaaacaaTTTACACACAAACCAGACATTAATAATAAAATCACTGGGTAACCGTAGAATGGACCCTGCCTCCTTGGTCGCCAAGTGATAAAATACAAACACGAACTGTTGCTATGCACTAATCCTTCATAGTAATAATGAGCATAGATTCATAGAGTTTAAACTTCACAAAGAtcagatatattatatttattatcaaagttcaaatagaaaggCATATATATATCGATCATCTATACTAATAATAAGTTTTGTTTGTTTGGCCTATCGGCCGCTCAAAGCTTATAGTTTATTAAAGTAACAAAGGGCTGCAAGCCACTTATAGTTCAGTAAGACAAACTTTAAACAAACTTCAAACTATCTTTGATCAAAACGATCGATTATCAAACAAATTCTTTGTCAATTCCTTTCCACCGATCTCCCATGATTCTTGTACCCTTAACAACTTCGACCTCTTTCCTAACCATCCCCTATCATTTCAGACATAAAACAATCAACATTATTATAGTTTTCGATAGTTTATCAATCCTAACTtctttttcatattttattaaatattaaggtTCCTTCAACAAATGGTGACAAGAAAATGGATAAATATAAAGGTAAAGAGGAAAATGTGGAGTAAAAATAATGGAATTTCCTATGCTCATCATTTCCCTCCAGCTGGACAATTTGCATTTCCTCATGCTAGGGAATACAGGCTACAAACCAGGGGGAGCAATGAGGTTTTGGATAATGTTATTGATTTCATTGACCCACAGTTGTTGTATTGCTTGAATTTTCTACTTATTCTCTTGAATAGGCATATGAGAGGCTGCTAGTTTGTCAAATTATGCTCTGAGTTTACTTATCTCTTATGTCTGTGAATTGATAATAGAGTGTGCTTCTTGTAGCATCTCAAGTAAAGTCTGATTCTCTATCTGTAGTTTGACCACGTTGTCTTGCAAATCCTGAAACTCTTTCTCCTTTATCACTTTAGGGTCTTCCTCCTCAAATTCCTCTTCGGCTTCCTGTCTCTTAGTCCTGGATGATCGAACACTATTATCAACCAACTCATCTATTTTCTCCTTCTCATGTGCTATAAGAATGTGAGTTTTAGATTGTTCAACAACTTCCCCTTTTTCAAGGCTTTCTTGACTTACAACATACTTTGGTGTTCCAGGTGTTATCTATTGTCCATTTCCATCACCACCCTCTTCTTCCATAATCTTTTCTTCAATCTTTTTACCATTAAAATTGTCCATTTGTTCTCCTGGATCCCCTacattttcttttggatgcatgtcTCCTGAATAACATTTCCTATTTCCTGATCCTGACCTTTTTCTGTTGATGGCACGTCCCCTGTTTCCTTTGGAGTGGCATCCCttgtttccttattttgatcatctACAAGTAATGGACTACCATGCGAGGTACTTTGCACATCCTCTTGATCACTTTTAGGGGAATCCTCTGGAGACTTAATTGCTTGTTTCCTGGATTTAGGGAGTTCCCGTTCTTTCACCTTTTGCCGCTTTTCCTTACTAAATTCCCTGTTGAATTTTCCCCGTTTTTTAGTTACTTCAAACAGGACCACTAAATCTTCAGAATCCACCAAATTACTGGCTATTTTGCTAGGTTATCTAGCTTAGTAGGAGTGCCCAATTTCTGTTTTTCCTTCCCGTCGCAGGATTTACTAGTGAGTGGTGGCTCTGATAATTTCTTTTTCCTATTGCATTGCTTACTTGGACTTGGGAgttcttctaaatttttttgtttgtttgcttCCTTTGACTTTGTGGATTTGACGTGCTTCGGGTTGTTTTTCATCCAAAACTTATGGTTTGTAGGGTTTGTGTGGACTGAGGCGAAGACCTAACAAGACTTTATTTGGGCTTCTTTTtactaatttcctcattttcactAGATGATTCACTTCCTTTAGAAGTAGACTCCTCTTCAGAAGCCTCATCCTCAGAAACAGACGCctcatcataagacttatctttggAGTAACCCTCTCCTGGAGATTCCTCTTCCTCAGAGGGTTGTGTGTCCTCATCATCTTGAGAATTGACAAGTGACTCCCAATCACGAGGTGGAGACAACAACTTCAATTCTTTGACTACCATAAGTTTTGTCAAACAATGGTGGGATAAACAATTGGGTTTTCCACTTCTTACAGTTTTAGACATCCTTTGCAGAGCACGATGTAAGAAATATGGAACATTGCAGACCAATAATTTTCATCGCAAGTGCAACATTAATTTGAAATGTTGGGTGAAGACATACACATATCTGCCCTAACATGTGATATATTGGATGATAAATTTTGCAACCTCCTTCCAATCTCTGGGTAAATACTTCAATTTAGTGCCCTACCCAGAAACCATCTCAACAGACTGTCCTCTTTGCAGGAATTTCTTTTGAGTTGGCTTCAAATCCGTGGATTGCTTAAATTTCTTAGGAAAATTTTTCTCCCGTCAAAGGTAACCCACACACCTTAGCAATAGTTTCCACTGTGACTGTAATGTCCAAATCCCGAACAGTCGCTTTATGGTGGCGAAAGCTCTGGGAAAATTCTAATGCAACTTTTTCATCAAACCccttcaatattttcaaataaaCATTCCAGTTGGCTTTTTGAAACTCCTCATATGGTGCTATTTGTGCTTTCAAACCTTGCAAGGAGGTAGGTTCATGTCATGGGTGGTGATCTGTTGCCATTTTTTTTCATAAATTCACACTATAACTCAACACCAATAATGTGCAAACACGGTTTGGTAACAATGGTTAATGGTTTTCAGAAATAGTGGTAAATTTCAAATTATGGGGATTTGATAAAGGCAATAATTAGTTATCAAGGGAAATGTTGACCATTTCTGTGTCAACATAGCTGCAGATCAGGcctgaaatattttcacataacctgtgtgttatgcaCATTATGTTAGCAAGTGCAGAGGGGCCTTTTTGCCTTTACATCCTTTTCGGGGCTCTAAAATTCCATTTTTGAGACCCCTCCAGCCGATGATCTTAAGTGAGTTGACCGACTTCGGTCAACTCACTTAAGATCATCGACTGGAGGGGTCCCTATCATTGGCGGGCTGGTCTCTAAGTTCGTTCTTACCGGTTGGTGGTAAGGCTTTTAGCTCCTGCACCCCTGTAGGGTCCTTCTGCTCCTGCACCCTTGTAGGGTCCTTCTGCTCCCTTAGTTATGTTTTGCGGATGTGCGGTAACTTTTTCCCTTTCTCCCGCCTCCCCGCATGGTTCTTACTTGCTGCTAGTGTTTTTTTGCATGCATGCGAAGGGAAGGTTTTGGCTTCGCCTGCTTCCCCGCATGGTCTTTCGACTACTCCAATTCTATGTTGCGGGTGTGCGGGATGCTGGTtttgcttctccttcttccttgCATGGTCTTTCGACTGCTCTAGTTCTATGTTGCGGGTGTGTGGCATGCAGGATTTTCTTCGTCCGCTTCCTCGCATGGTTTTCAACTTGTGCCATTTGATCTCGCAGGTTAGCGGGCAGTTTGTTTCCCTTCGCCTGCTACTCCGCATGTTTCTGATTTGTCACCAGCCTTGTGTTGCGAGTGTGCGGGGGACTTGCTATTTTCCTCCTGCTTTCCCATGGGTTCcttttggtgatgcagttttgctTTGCGGGCTTGTGGTGACAACTATGGTGGGCCTGACCCTTCCTCCAATGCAATCTCCACCGTCGATGATAACTTGAAATCCAATCCGACGACGACGACTAAATCTTTAGTTGGGCCTTTTGAGCACGTATATGGGGAGATCTCGTGCGTTCATCTGCGTGGGAGATCTCCTAATCGACGGTTGAAATTCAAATTTGCAGGAGTTGTTAGCATTTAACCCTTGCAGAAAGGTGGTTGTCCACCCGATGGTCAAGACATTTTTTGGACTCAGTCGGCTTCCATATCTGATCAAATTTTCGTCCAACCACTAGGGATCATCTCCATAACTTCTGACGTGACTTTGCAGGCAATTTTTTGATGCCGCCCATGCTCATTCAATACTGATTGAGGAATTTTGTGCCTACAAACGCCATCCCAGTGCATTCAATTGCATAGATTTCCTCTTTTCTGCAAGGATTTTGTTTTTTCAAAGGTAGAGGACATTCTCAAAACCTGCTTTCAATACGCCATTAGATTAGTCGATTTGATCTTCTTCTCCTCTAtgctattttgtaacctaaccctagtaggGTTAGGATTTCCAGCTATGGTTtcattttgagttatgcctcaactataaaggcaatttttgtatctttccttgggaTCTTCTTTTCTTTCTTACCAGTTGAATATATATTTTCAGTGATTTGTAAATTTTTCCTTGCCCTTTCATtaataaaattatctttcttgCCTTTATTCAGGTCTTGCAATTTGTGTAAGTTTTTACCTTCTTGTTTGAATGTGTTCTCATTTGCCTTCTTTAGTTGTAGGTGTCTGTGTTGATCCCTCTGTGGATGTTGATTGTGAACTAATCTTAGTTCCTCTCCTCATCCTATAGATTTCCAACCTTCACTCTTCCTTAGGAGGCTAATTAGTATAGAATATTGTGCATACTTGGGGTAGTTTTATTGGTGATTTGTGCAGATTATGTGCAGGAATATCGCATTCcttctaggtgcaaaccttatttcccttctttcCTACATCCCCTCTTTCTCCCCTTTCCTTGTCAAGTCAGTAGATTAGgatttatcagtgttgggttggtccaacgcTTGCACTCAGATGgataggaagtcggccttctccagagattcaaccccacttttgcaagtcccacaattgggaggttgtttccatgttgcacaagattGATGATCAAGGTTGCTCATCAGATGAGCACAACTTTTCTGACAACAACCACCTAGACCCATGCAACCTGGAATGTCTAATAACTATTCTCCATTCAGGCCAAGTCAACCTACCTCCTTTTCAAATCAATTTGGAAGGTATGATAGTTGACAACAACCTATGCCTTATTATCAACCATGGCCTAATCAACATGTACCACAACCATGGCAATAATCTTAGAGGTCACAACCACAATacccacaacaaccacaacaatttCCACCTTATCCTCCACC encodes:
- the LOC131876440 gene encoding uncharacterized protein LOC131876440, which encodes MVVKELKLLSPPRDWESLVNSQDDEDTQPSEEEESPGEGYSKDKSYDEASVSEDEASEEESTSKGSESSSENEEINLVVLFEVTKKRGKFNREFSKEKRQKVKERELPKSRKQAIKSPEDSPKSDQEDVQSTSHGSPLLVDDQNKETRDATPKETGDVPSTEKAHEKEKIDELVDNSVRSSRTKRQEAEEEFEEEDPKVIKEKEFQDLQDNVVKLQIENQTLLEMLQEAHSIINSQT